A window of Paenibacillus sp. 19GGS1-52 contains these coding sequences:
- a CDS encoding MFS transporter — MNNSWKVYMLALVSFLVGTTQFCIVGMLDKIAASADVSVSTAGQLITVFALGNALGTPIVMIATAKMNQRKQLLMALMIILLGIALTLTLPGFVLLMASRVVLGLGTGIFVVTAYSLASKLASPGRQGSAMSNVAMGFSSSLVFGVPIGRIIAATYDWKTIFWGIGLLCLVATFLVAKFIPVMEGDVAIPAIGIPEAAPDCHYPGRDFLCICWLFSGRYVHYTLSRYSYANDGK; from the coding sequence ATGAATAACTCCTGGAAAGTATACATGCTCGCCTTAGTCAGTTTCTTGGTTGGAACTACCCAATTCTGTATTGTAGGCATGCTCGATAAAATAGCCGCATCAGCTGACGTTTCTGTATCTACTGCTGGTCAGCTAATCACTGTATTCGCGCTCGGTAACGCATTAGGTACACCCATTGTAATGATAGCCACCGCGAAGATGAACCAGCGTAAGCAATTGTTGATGGCACTAATGATCATATTGCTCGGAATCGCTTTAACACTTACTCTTCCGGGCTTTGTTTTATTAATGGCATCTCGCGTTGTTCTTGGACTCGGGACCGGAATTTTCGTAGTTACAGCTTATTCTTTAGCGTCAAAACTAGCATCTCCCGGACGCCAAGGGTCTGCGATGTCCAATGTAGCTATGGGATTCAGTTCCTCGCTTGTTTTCGGAGTTCCTATCGGCCGTATCATTGCAGCCACTTATGATTGGAAGACAATCTTCTGGGGCATAGGTTTATTATGCCTGGTGGCGACCTTTTTAGTGGCGAAATTTATTCCGGTGATGGAAGGGGATGTGGCTATCCCGGCGATTGGCATTCCTGAAGCAGCCCCGGATTGCCATTACCCTGGGCGTGACTTTCTTTGTATTTGTTGGCTTTTCAGTGGTCGATACGTACATTACACCCTTTCTCGCTACAGTTATGCCAACGATGGAAAGTAG